One Anopheles marshallii chromosome 3, idAnoMarsDA_429_01, whole genome shotgun sequence genomic region harbors:
- the LOC128711326 gene encoding serine palmitoyltransferase 2, producing MNGTIRSGSANPTQGLGHVQMGKTTPNNGLHRKMTRTDQSKSSYEQVPLHTACFTYLGFYLLMILGYINQLFFTPKVATEKHRDGYVPLYDAFEKFYLRYVYRRVKDCWNRPICSVPGAEVVLKDRITKDYGWSFEFTGTETKCLNLGSYNYLGFAQNEGPCADESEECVRTHGLASCSSRRELGTNPLHNELEALTAKFLGVEDAIVFGMGFATNSLNIPTLISPGCLVVSDEKNHASIILGLRLSGATPKVFKHNNMVDLERVLRDSIIAGQPGTGKPWKKILIIVEGVFSMEGSIVKLPEIVALKKKYKAYIYLDEAHSIGATGPSGRGVLDYYGVNPNDVDILMGTFTKSFGSAGGYIAGNKRLINFLRVHSHAHCYASSMSPPVTQQILTSMKIILGMDGSSEGKNRISQLARNTRYFRKRLAQIGVITYGHEDSPVVPMLVYLFSKIGAVVRTLTSKNIAVVGVGFPATPIMEGRIRFCLSAAHTKEQLDYALSVIDDISDTLGLKYSRKPRNVNPIEY from the exons ATGAACGGAACTATTAGGAGTGGGTCTGCTAACCCGACACAAGGGCTGGGTCATGTACAAATGGGGAAAACAACACCG AATAATGGACTGCACAGGAAGATGACGAGAACGGATCAGTCGAAATCATCGTACGAGCAGGTTCCGCTGCATACCGCAtgtttcacctatcttggatTCTATCTGTTAATGATACTGG GATACATAAACCAGCTGTTCTTTACACCAAAGGTTGCTACGGAAAAGCATCGAGAT GGTTATGTGCCGCTCTACGATGCTTTTGAGAAGTTTTATCTGCGCTATGTTTACCGACGCGTGAAAGATTGCTGGAACAGGCCAATTTGTAGCGTTCCGGGTGCAGAAGTCGTGCTGAAGGACCGAATCACGAAGGATTACGGCTGGTCGTTTGA atTTACCGGAACGGAAACGAAGTGTCTGAATCTGGGTTCCTACAATTACCTTGGCTTTGCGCAGAATGAAGGTCCTTGTGCTGATGAATCTGAAGAATGCGTTCGGACACACGGTTTGGCATCCTGTAGTTCACGCCGGGAATTAG GAACGAATCCGCTACATAATGAGCTTGAAGCGCTGACTGCCAAATTTCTTGGCGTCGAAGATGCGATCGTATTTGGCATGGGCTTTGCCACGAACTCTTTAAACATTCCTACACTGATTTCACCGGGTTGTTTAGTGGTTAGCGATGAGAAGAATCATGCTTCGATCATTTTGGGACTGCGACTTTCCGGAGCAACTCCAAAGGTTTTCAAACATAACAACATGGTGGACCTTGAACGTGTCCTGAGGGACTCAATTATAGCCGGACAGCCTGGCACTGGTAAACCGTGGAAAAAGATTCTTATAATAGTGGAAGGCGTTTTCAGCATGGAAGGTTCGATAGTGAAACTTCCCGAGATTGTTGCGTTGAAGAAGAAGTACAAAGCTTATATTTATCTGGACGAAGCTCACAGCATCGGTGCGACCGGACCATCCGGCCGGGGTGTTTTGGATTATTACGGTGTCAACCCGAACGATGTTGACATTTTAATGGGCACATTTACGAAAAGTTTTGGTTCGGCCGGAGGATATATTGCGGGCAATAAG CGGCTTATCAACTTTCTGAGAGTGCATAGCCACGCACACTGCTACGCTAGTTCGATGTCTCCGCCCGTAACGCAACAAATTTTAACGTCAATGAAAATTATTCTTGGAATGGATGGATCATCGGAAGGCAAAAATCGTATTTCTCAGTTGGCAAGAAATACGCGCTACTTCCGGAAGCGACTAGCCCAAATCGGAGTGATCACCTATGGGCATGAGGATTCGCCCGTAGTGCCTATGCTGGTGTACCTGTTTTCGAAGATTGG GGCCGTAGTTAGAACATTGACTTCTAAAAACATTGCCGtcgttggtgttggttttCCCGCGACTCCGATCATGGAGGGCCGTATCCGTTTTTGCCTGTCGGCCGCACATACAAAGGAACAGTTAGATTACGCTCTCTCGGTCATCGACGATATAAGCGATACGTTGGGTCTAAAGTATTCCCGCAAACCTAGAAATGTAAATCCCATCGAGTATTAG